In a single window of the Alphaproteobacteria bacterium LSUCC0684 genome:
- a CDS encoding ABC transporter ATP-binding protein codes for MGVSTDTRPMVELQSVQKSFGEVRAVNGVDAVIREGEFFSLLGPSGCGKTTLLRLIAGFEHPDAGSIVIAGQNMDQVEPNHRPTNMVFQSYAIFPHLNVQENVAYGLQKQKLPKQELLARVNEMLSLVDLEGYNTRPAHALSGGQRQRVALARALIMKPKVLLLDEPLSALDRKLREQMQVELRNLQRTVGITFILVTHDQEEALTMSDRIAVMFNGEIAQLATPQVLYRRPLDKRIASFIGIMNFIDGTLKSVTKKGIDIDAGPLGSMTIAPDQMPLPLAPGKVSIGIRPEMLTVLYSSKDKAEIEVSGTITNTGYYGDMTYYDVAVDGLDREVTVSMRNTAGRRVLDIGEKTRLGLGRESLLLLG; via the coding sequence ATGGGTGTTTCTACTGATACACGGCCGATGGTGGAGCTTCAATCCGTCCAGAAGTCCTTTGGCGAAGTCCGCGCCGTCAATGGCGTCGATGCCGTCATAAGGGAAGGCGAGTTTTTCTCCCTTCTCGGGCCGTCCGGCTGCGGCAAGACAACCCTGCTGCGTCTGATCGCCGGATTTGAGCATCCTGATGCGGGCAGCATCGTCATTGCCGGGCAGAACATGGATCAGGTTGAACCCAATCATCGCCCCACCAACATGGTCTTTCAGTCCTACGCGATCTTTCCGCATCTCAATGTTCAGGAAAACGTGGCTTACGGGCTGCAGAAGCAGAAACTCCCGAAACAGGAATTGCTGGCGCGGGTGAATGAGATGCTCAGCCTCGTTGATCTCGAAGGGTATAACACTCGTCCTGCCCATGCTCTTTCAGGAGGGCAGCGCCAGCGAGTGGCGCTCGCCCGTGCCCTGATCATGAAGCCGAAGGTCCTTCTCCTTGATGAGCCGCTCTCGGCGCTGGATCGCAAATTGCGGGAGCAGATGCAGGTTGAGCTCAGAAATCTGCAGCGCACCGTTGGGATCACCTTCATCCTGGTGACCCATGATCAGGAAGAGGCACTCACCATGAGTGACCGGATCGCCGTCATGTTCAATGGTGAGATTGCCCAGCTTGCCACGCCCCAGGTTCTTTATCGCCGCCCATTGGATAAACGCATCGCCTCCTTCATCGGGATCATGAATTTTATCGATGGGACGCTCAAATCGGTGACGAAGAAGGGCATTGATATCGATGCAGGCCCCCTCGGCAGCATGACCATCGCCCCCGATCAGATGCCTCTTCCTCTGGCACCGGGTAAGGTGTCCATCGGCATACGGCCTGAAATGCTGACCGTTCTCTATTCATCCAAGGACAAGGCCGAAATTGAGGTTTCGGGCACGATTACAAATACAGGATATTACGGCGACATGACCTATTATGACGTTGCCGTGGATGGTCTTGACAGGGAAGTTACGGTATCGATGCGCAACACCGCCGGCCGCCGGGTTCTCGATATAGGTGAGAAAACAAGGCTTGGCCTTGGCCGGGAATCGCTTCTCTTGTTGGGTTGA
- a CDS encoding ABC transporter permease, with amino-acid sequence MMSSPRYLTVFVGVYLVFLYAPVVLLPLFAFNDSAIIAFPLKGFSLRWFEGLQHESTLIVALKNSLIVALSASVLSTCFGVLAARAAARYDFLGKKPMMSFLMLPLVLPEIIVGVALLIVLVQLGIELNVWTVILGHVLICMPFSIAILLSAFNNMDKYLEEASLDLGATRRETFFRVILPLVMPGLISSLLIGFTLSLDEFIIAFFLTGTEPTLPVYIWSQLRFPSKLPGVMALGFIMLVLSLILLTLGEYYRKKSAALIGAGSQGIQKG; translated from the coding sequence ATGATGAGCTCACCCAGATATCTGACTGTTTTTGTCGGCGTTTATCTTGTTTTTCTCTACGCGCCGGTGGTGTTGTTGCCGTTGTTTGCGTTCAATGACAGCGCCATCATCGCCTTTCCGCTCAAAGGGTTCAGCCTCAGATGGTTCGAAGGTCTTCAGCATGAGAGCACGTTGATCGTGGCGCTTAAAAATTCGCTGATCGTGGCGCTGTCGGCATCGGTGTTGAGCACCTGTTTCGGGGTGCTCGCGGCCCGGGCGGCGGCGCGATATGATTTTCTCGGCAAGAAGCCGATGATGTCCTTCCTGATGCTGCCTCTTGTCCTGCCGGAGATCATTGTCGGCGTTGCTCTGTTGATCGTGCTGGTGCAGCTCGGGATCGAGCTCAATGTCTGGACCGTCATTCTCGGGCATGTCCTGATCTGCATGCCCTTTTCGATCGCCATTCTTCTTTCCGCCTTCAACAACATGGACAAATACCTCGAAGAAGCATCGCTTGATCTTGGGGCGACGCGGCGGGAAACATTTTTCCGGGTAATCCTGCCCCTGGTCATGCCGGGGCTGATATCGTCCCTGCTGATCGGGTTTACGCTTTCGCTTGATGAGTTCATCATCGCGTTTTTCCTTACCGGAACAGAGCCGACGCTGCCGGTCTATATCTGGTCGCAGCTCAGGTTCCCGTCAAAACTGCCCGGCGTGATGGCTTTGGGTTTCATCATGCTCGTCCTGTCGTTGATCCTGCTGACTTTGGGGGAGTATTACCGCAAGAAGTCAGCCGCACTGATCGGGGCAGGGTCACAAGGAATTCAGAAGGGATAA
- a CDS encoding ABC transporter permease produces the protein MKSWFSRETRSGLKLIAGPFGFSLLLLAAPLLMMLLLSFWTQNYLDLDRTLTMANYEEAWSHPVYRMLMQRSLVISFLVTLSTVVLAFPMAYFISFYGGRRKSLWIFLITIPFWTSYLLRIFMWKIILGYNGVLNSTLQWMSLIDEPLTFILYNANAVVISLAHAWAPFAILPIYVALEKIDRSLLEAARDLGDTAFRRFMRITLPLAMPGIIAASLIVFIPTIGDYITPKLVGGTDGLMIANMIQVQFSKANNAPLGAALAVSAMLIVGMIAACFVFLNRRYLRRQV, from the coding sequence ATGAAATCATGGTTTTCGCGGGAGACCCGATCGGGACTTAAACTGATTGCCGGGCCGTTCGGCTTTTCGCTTCTGTTGCTGGCCGCACCATTGCTCATGATGCTGCTGCTCAGTTTCTGGACACAGAACTATCTTGATCTTGATCGCACGCTGACCATGGCGAATTATGAAGAAGCCTGGTCTCATCCTGTCTACCGGATGTTGATGCAGCGCTCGCTCGTCATCTCATTCCTGGTGACACTTTCAACGGTCGTTCTCGCCTTTCCCATGGCGTATTTCATTTCCTTTTACGGAGGGAGACGGAAATCGCTGTGGATTTTTCTGATCACGATTCCCTTCTGGACAAGCTATCTTCTGCGGATTTTCATGTGGAAAATCATCCTCGGTTATAACGGGGTGCTGAATTCCACCCTGCAATGGATGTCTCTCATCGATGAGCCGCTCACCTTCATCCTCTACAATGCCAATGCCGTGGTGATTTCCCTCGCCCATGCCTGGGCGCCCTTTGCCATTCTGCCGATCTATGTTGCGCTTGAGAAAATTGACCGCTCGCTCCTTGAAGCTGCCCGTGATCTCGGCGATACCGCGTTCCGCCGGTTCATGCGGATAACCCTGCCGCTGGCCATGCCCGGGATCATCGCCGCATCGCTGATCGTCTTCATCCCCACCATCGGTGACTATATCACGCCCAAACTTGTCGGCGGCACCGACGGGCTGATGATTGCCAACATGATCCAGGTTCAGTTTTCCAAGGCAAACAACGCCCCGCTCGGCGCCGCGCTTGCCGTGTCCGCGATGTTGATTGTCGGCATGATCGCGGCGTGTTTTGTCTTCCTCAATCGGCGCTATCTCCGGAGGCAGGTATGA